A stretch of the Cryomorphaceae bacterium 1068 genome encodes the following:
- a CDS encoding alkane 1-monooxygenase — translation MRVLKYTMVFILPALFALGVYLGSWWTFGPVLFAFGFIPFLEILFQPNAQNLNAAEKEMRLDDKAYDLLLYSVAPVIYATLLLYLVAITTYSFGTKELVGLTFSLGVILGGMGINVAHELGHRQTAHEQFMAKALLLPSAYMHFFIEHNRGHHKNVSTYEDPASSRLNETLYHFWIRSVVYGYISAWTLEKQRLQRAKKSVWSLKNEMIRFQLIQILFWLAIGLIFGWYAMLLYTGAAIVGFLMLETVNYIEHYGLARKKVSENRYERVEPIHSWNSNHIVGRVMLFELSRHSDHHYKPAKKYQILEHHDHSPQMPTGYPGMMLLSAIPPLWFSVMNPKIDRSNSDRVKTAAV, via the coding sequence ATGAGAGTATTAAAATATACCATGGTCTTTATCCTGCCCGCTCTATTTGCACTGGGCGTATACCTGGGATCTTGGTGGACTTTTGGCCCCGTACTATTTGCCTTTGGTTTTATCCCTTTCTTGGAAATCCTTTTCCAACCCAATGCTCAGAATTTGAACGCGGCAGAGAAAGAAATGCGTCTGGATGACAAAGCCTACGATCTGCTTTTGTATTCCGTCGCACCCGTTATTTATGCAACATTACTGCTCTATTTAGTCGCCATAACTACGTACTCTTTTGGCACCAAAGAGTTGGTGGGCCTCACCTTTTCGCTGGGGGTAATTCTAGGCGGTATGGGCATCAATGTAGCCCATGAGCTTGGTCACCGCCAAACGGCTCATGAGCAGTTTATGGCCAAGGCTTTGCTGCTCCCATCAGCCTATATGCATTTTTTCATTGAGCACAACCGAGGCCATCATAAAAACGTGAGTACATATGAGGACCCGGCCTCATCCAGACTTAATGAAACACTTTACCACTTTTGGATTCGCTCCGTAGTCTACGGTTATATTTCCGCCTGGACCTTGGAAAAGCAGCGGCTCCAACGAGCCAAGAAATCTGTGTGGAGTTTAAAAAATGAAATGATTCGCTTTCAGCTTATTCAAATCTTGTTTTGGCTTGCCATTGGTCTGATTTTCGGTTGGTATGCGATGCTACTCTACACGGGTGCCGCAATTGTCGGTTTTCTGATGCTCGAAACGGTAAATTACATCGAGCATTATGGCTTGGCACGCAAAAAGGTGAGTGAAAACCGCTACGAACGCGTCGAACCCATTCACTCATGGAATTCCAATCATATCGTAGGCAGGGTCATGCTATTCGAGCTATCCCGTCACAGCGACCACCATTACAAGCCCGCCAAGAAATATCAGATCCTAGAGCACCACGACCACAGCCCTCAAATGCCGACGGGCTATCCCGGCATGATGCTGCTCAGCGCCATACCACCACTTTGGTTTTCCGTGATGAACCCTAAAATTGATCGTTCAAATTCAGATCGGGTAAAAACGGCTGCGGTTTGA